The following nucleotide sequence is from Paenibacillus odorifer.
AGATACCCATAAGTCCCCAGCCGACGCTGATTCCTAACCAATAGGAGCAGCCCACGCCAATTAGGGACATAGACACGATGGAAGTATACATCGTATAACGCGTATCCCCGATAGCGTTCAGCGCGTTGCCGAGGGCCATATTCAGCATTTTGGAGGGCTGGAGCAATAGATTTAGAGCTAACAAAGAAACCCCGATCGCAATAATCTTCGGATCAGATGTGAAATAACCGAGCAGCTGTTTTCCGAACAGGAATAGTAACAGCATGTTAGCTGACACAATGCTCAAACCAATAAAGAGTGTACGATACGCACTGCGATAAGCTTCTTTCAATTTGCCTGCTCCAAATAAATGAGCAATCTGTATCTGCCCCGCCAGCGCAAAAGCATAACCAAGTGTGAAGCAAAAGGACTCCAAGGTATTAAGATACGTGCGTGCTGCTAACGCTTCGGCTCCAAGTGCAGCCAGAAAGGAATACACAATAAGCTGGGAGAATACCCAACAGGAAGAATTGATCCCGAGAGGCCAGGCAATCTTCAAAATTTGCTTGAACAGCTTGCCATTGAATATGCGGAAATCTCTAAGTCTAACCTTGATCTCGAAAGAACGCCGGAATAAGGAGTAGAGAATAATCACTCCGACCAGTCTACTGATAATACTGGAGATCGCGATGCCCGCAAGGCCTAGCTGTGGCAGACCGAATACACCAAATATAAAAATATAGTTCAGAATAATATGAATGACATTGATTATAATCCCTGTGTACATCGGTCCTTTGGTATTCCCTGTGTTACGGATAGCGGTACCGAGGGAAGCGATCATCCCGACCATAAAAAGTCCACCGCCGACGTAGGAGATATAGACATTGGAAAGTGACAATAGCTCAGGTGCTATATTTAGAACCCCACCAATAGGGCCCGCATAGAAAAACAACACAATACTCACGACAATCCCCAACACGAGGCTAACCGATACTCCCATAATAGCAATCGTGCGCGCTTCACCAAAACGTTTGGAGCCCATTCTCTGCGCGATCAGAATCCCCGCTCCACCCGCAAATGTTGTGAAAAGCGTGGTCAATGCACCGAACAATTGATTGGAAATGCCGACTACGGCGACTGCATCATCAGAGATACGGCTGACCATTAATGTATCTACCGTACCCAGCAGAGTCTGTAGAAATACCTCTATAAATATAGGCCAAGCCAATACCCAGAGTCCAAAAACCTGTCTTTCTTTTTTCACTATACAAACCCTCCTCGTAAACCATGCCTACAGACTTAGCCTAAAAAAATAACATCTTTATTCATTAGGTCAGACTAAATTATAGATGATATACTTTAGATGATGGTACAGATTTCAAACCAATTATTACATTATTCCAACCTCACTAAAAGGAGCTTCTGACATGAACATCTTGAACTTCACCGTTCCTCCGTTGCTGTACTACATTGTAAGCGGATTCCATACTTTCTCCCCCGGCCATTATCATATGAGCCGCCATAATACCCGGGTGTTCGATTTGCTTGTAGTTAAACAAGGCTGTTTATATATGAGTGAAGGCGGCCTCCCCTTTCAAGTAAAAGCGGGTCAGGCGCTCTTGCTTCGTCCAGACAGCCATCATTTCAGTACGGACAGCTGCAAGGAATCCACCTCTTATTATTGGCTGCATTTTCAAACGGTGGGTGAATGGAATATGACCGAGGATACGGCTGCTGCGCTTGAGAAGGACAACGTCAAAATAGAGAACTCCCTGCAATCTGACGAATTTGATATCCGGCCGTTTAGCTTACGCCTGCCTCAGTATACGACTCTGCTGCAGCCGTCCAAGATAGAAGAGCTGCTCTCACAGCTGAATCAGCTTGTGCCTAATTCCCATTTAAGCGATACTCCATTTCAGCAGCAGCTGTTGTTTCAGGAGGTTATTCAGCAGTTATCCGCCTCCCTCAGCCATGAGCGCCCCTCGCCCTCCAAAACATGTGCAGAGCAAGCGGCCTCCTATTTACGCAGCCATTTTCGTGAGCACATCACTGCGCAACAGCTAGGGGAAAGCCTAAGCTTTCACCCTGTATATATCGCTCGTTGCATGAAGAAGGAATACGGCTGTGCGCCGATGGAATATCTGCTGCATTATCGAATTCAGCAAAGTAAACTTTTGCTGATGCAGACCAGCTACACGATTGCCCGTATAGCCGAGGAAGTCGGCTTCAATCAGGCCCCTTACTTCAGCTCCAGCTTTATTCGAATAGAAGGGACCACTCCGCGGGAATTCCGCCAACGCTTTTCGTAGATCCTGAAGACTCTAAAAAACACAAAAAAAAGGATGCTCCCCATTTGGCTTAGGGAACAACCCTTGCTACTTTTATTATTTCAAACCCTTCTCCTGCACATAAGCGTCCCATTGCTTGATATATTCGGTCTGGATTTTCTCAAGGCCTGCTTGCTTAGCCTTTTCCATAAAGGTGGCTAAACCCGCATCAACATCCTCTACTAATCCAGCTTGCAATGGATACAGGTATTGCTTTTCCACCTGCTCTAGTGCTGCTTTTTCCGCCTGATAGGAGGTATAATCCTCAGCAAAACCTGTGAAAATATCCGGTTTCTGAATTTTGTCGAGCTCAGCGAAGATTTCCTTCACGCCGTCATAGGATTTATCAAACAACATGAACTCCGGATTCCGCCAAGCCCAGCCATTCATTCCCTCGCGTGTAAAACCGTTTGTTGAAGCATCACCAATAAGTTCATAGTAGCCGTTCGCATCAATTTTATAGTTCTTTCCTTCCACACCGTATTGTGTGAGTTGGTTGTAACGTTTATCCATGACCATCTTTTCATAGAAGGCCAGCGCACGTTCAGGGTTCTTGCTGCTCTTCGGAATGGCGAAACCATTATGAATAGGATGAACAGGTGTTGCATAACCAATGGTATTGCCATAAGGATAGTAACCTAGATCCCAATCCGGATGTGCTGCTTTCACCTTCATCAACGTATCGTTGAAGCGAGTCGGATTATCTCCGAAGATGCTTGCTGCCTTGCCCGCGATAATCGGCGCCTGGATGGTATCCTTCAAGTTCAGGACGTTTTTGGAAATCAATCCGTTTTCCTGCCAGCGTCTCATCGTCAGCAGCTCTTCTTTATGTTCCTCCGAGCCCCAATAGAGATAAGCTTTTGAAGGATCATCGTACTTAATACCAATACCGTAAGGCAGCGGACTGCCGACCTGTGCGGTAAGTGTTGAATATACATCATGAATGTTACCTCTTACATCACTGTTAAAAGAAGCCGGCGACATCTGCGGTTCATTTTTCTTGATTCCTTCCATGTATGCTTCATAGCTAGCCAGATCTGTCGGCTGAGGCAGATTGTATTTCTTGCGCAGATCCTCACGCCATACGAAGCCATTCGTTACATACTCCTTATAAGTCGCAGGAACGGTGTAAATCTTGCCATCAATCTTCACGGCATCCCACATTTCCTGTGGTACGAATTTCTGGAGCTCTGGGGCAGCTTTTGGCAACAGATCATCTATAGCCAAAAAAGCTCCCTTTTTCGCATAAGCCTGATATTGTGTCCAGTCCGCAGTGAAGATCAGATCGATCGATTGACCCGACGACAGCAGCAGCTTATATTTCTGATCCCAATCTGTCCAGGTTGTATAATTGAATTTAACGGTTGCATTCAGATCCTCTTCAGCCATTTTGTTAATTTCGGCTTCAATGCTTGAGAGATCCTTCGGCGCATCGCCTAGCATATAGAATTGCAGCTCGACCTTTTTGGAAGTGTCCAGTCCGGTCTTCTCCTCAGTAACTGCGTTCGTACTTTGTGCTGTGTTTCCTCCGCTATTGCTCTCTTTTACCGCCGAATTGTCTCCGTTTGCAGAATTAGAATTCCCCCCGCAGCCTGCCAGCAGCGTCAAGCCCAATACTGACGTAAGCAGAATAGACATACGTTTGCCCCGTTGTTTATTCATCTGAATCCTCCCTTTTCACTATGCTTCTATGTTAGCCGACTGTACCTTAACCCGGTAGTGGGCAGGTTGCGGTTCTAACCTTTCACAGCGCCGATGGTTAGGCCTTTGACAAAATAACGCTGAACGAACGGGTACAGAAAAAGAATAGGTCCCGTCACGACAATTGCCATCGCCATTTTGGTAGACTCAGCAGGGACCTCCGTAGCCAGTGACACCCCGGTTCCCGCCCCCATCTGTGCGATAAACTGTGCTGAATTAATAACATTGTACAGATAGAACTGCAGCTGATATTTATGCGTATCATTGATGAACAGTGAAGAGGTGAACCAGTCATTCCAGTAATACAAAGCCAGAAACAAACCGACTGTAGCGATGCCCGGCATGGAAAGCTTGAGTACAATCTGCCAGTAAATCCGGAAATCACCAGCCCCGTCTATTTTGCCAGAATCGAATAATTCCTCAGGAACTGCAGATTTGATGAAGTTTTTCATTAAAATGATCAAAAATGGCGTCATCAGACCTGGAAGCACCAGTACCGCATAGGAATCCAGCAGACCGAGGTATTTCGTAATCATGATGTACCACGGGACAAGTCCTCCCCCAAACAAAGTCGTAAAGTATATATAGAAGGAAAAGCTATTTCGATATTTGAAATCTTTACGCGCCAGTACATAACCGGCCATAGTCATGAAAAAAAGTCCCATTACCGTTCCAATCGCAGTTGTGCTGACTGTGACCGCATATGCCCGCAGCACCTCATCCGGGAAGATGAATACCGTCTTGTAGCCCTCCAGTGAGAACTGTGCCGGAATCAGATGATAGCCATCGCGGATAATGGACTCATTGCTGGTCAAAGACGCAGAGATAATTAGCAAAAAGGGCAGCAGGCAAGCGATCGACAGGCCAATAATGACCACATAG
It contains:
- a CDS encoding MATE family efflux transporter translates to MVKKERQVFGLWVLAWPIFIEVFLQTLLGTVDTLMVSRISDDAVAVVGISNQLFGALTTLFTTFAGGAGILIAQRMGSKRFGEARTIAIMGVSVSLVLGIVVSIVLFFYAGPIGGVLNIAPELLSLSNVYISYVGGGLFMVGMIASLGTAIRNTGNTKGPMYTGIIINVIHIILNYIFIFGVFGLPQLGLAGIAISSIISRLVGVIILYSLFRRSFEIKVRLRDFRIFNGKLFKQILKIAWPLGINSSCWVFSQLIVYSFLAALGAEALAARTYLNTLESFCFTLGYAFALAGQIQIAHLFGAGKLKEAYRSAYRTLFIGLSIVSANMLLLFLFGKQLLGYFTSDPKIIAIGVSLLALNLLLQPSKMLNMALGNALNAIGDTRYTMYTSIVSMSLIGVGCSYWLGISVGWGLMGIYCCMIADELVRGLLVLARWRGRKVLRQADIGLSEENASLHGAGKRSTSLTT
- a CDS encoding AraC family transcriptional regulator, with amino-acid sequence MNILNFTVPPLLYYIVSGFHTFSPGHYHMSRHNTRVFDLLVVKQGCLYMSEGGLPFQVKAGQALLLRPDSHHFSTDSCKESTSYYWLHFQTVGEWNMTEDTAAALEKDNVKIENSLQSDEFDIRPFSLRLPQYTTLLQPSKIEELLSQLNQLVPNSHLSDTPFQQQLLFQEVIQQLSASLSHERPSPSKTCAEQAASYLRSHFREHITAQQLGESLSFHPVYIARCMKKEYGCAPMEYLLHYRIQQSKLLLMQTSYTIARIAEEVGFNQAPYFSSSFIRIEGTTPREFRQRFS
- a CDS encoding extracellular solute-binding protein encodes the protein MQMNKQRGKRMSILLTSVLGLTLLAGCGGNSNSANGDNSAVKESNSGGNTAQSTNAVTEEKTGLDTSKKVELQFYMLGDAPKDLSSIEAEINKMAEEDLNATVKFNYTTWTDWDQKYKLLLSSGQSIDLIFTADWTQYQAYAKKGAFLAIDDLLPKAAPELQKFVPQEMWDAVKIDGKIYTVPATYKEYVTNGFVWREDLRKKYNLPQPTDLASYEAYMEGIKKNEPQMSPASFNSDVRGNIHDVYSTLTAQVGSPLPYGIGIKYDDPSKAYLYWGSEEHKEELLTMRRWQENGLISKNVLNLKDTIQAPIIAGKAASIFGDNPTRFNDTLMKVKAAHPDWDLGYYPYGNTIGYATPVHPIHNGFAIPKSSKNPERALAFYEKMVMDKRYNQLTQYGVEGKNYKIDANGYYELIGDASTNGFTREGMNGWAWRNPEFMLFDKSYDGVKEIFAELDKIQKPDIFTGFAEDYTSYQAEKAALEQVEKQYLYPLQAGLVEDVDAGLATFMEKAKQAGLEKIQTEYIKQWDAYVQEKGLK
- a CDS encoding carbohydrate ABC transporter permease yields the protein MKIQKDKYTRMLHWIAYVVIIGLSIACLLPFLLIISASLTSNESIIRDGYHLIPAQFSLEGYKTVFIFPDEVLRAYAVTVSTTAIGTVMGLFFMTMAGYVLARKDFKYRNSFSFYIYFTTLFGGGLVPWYIMITKYLGLLDSYAVLVLPGLMTPFLIILMKNFIKSAVPEELFDSGKIDGAGDFRIYWQIVLKLSMPGIATVGLFLALYYWNDWFTSSLFINDTHKYQLQFYLYNVINSAQFIAQMGAGTGVSLATEVPAESTKMAMAIVVTGPILFLYPFVQRYFVKGLTIGAVKG